The Henckelia pumila isolate YLH828 chromosome 2, ASM3356847v2, whole genome shotgun sequence genome includes a window with the following:
- the LOC140878197 gene encoding receptor-like serine/threonine-protein kinase At1g78530 — MYQLSCYGLAMNQYKDLRQSSESLALKTFEHLAPEYGKTGIDLSKADVFSFGVVLLELVTGRKSLEETDGESFLRWVGKTTSKAQEVHGIDRSHVTRSVDVFQLYWMVHLTDKCLSWDPNNRTR; from the exons ATGTATCAGCTTTCTTGCTATGGACTTGCAATGAATCAATACAAGGACTTGAGACAATCATCTGAATCTTTGGCACTAAAGACTTTCGAACATTTGGCACCAGAATACGGGAAAACTGGAATAGATTTGAGCAAAGCTGATGTATTTTCCTTTGGGGTTGTTCTTTTGGAGCTGGTGACTGGGAGAAAAAGCTTAGAAGAGACAGATGGGGAAAGCTTCTTGAGATGGGTGG GGAAGACCACTTCTAAGGCACAAGAAGTACATGGAATTGATAGATCCCATGTTACAAGATCAGTCGATGTTTTTCAGCTCTACTGGATGGTTCACTTGACAGATAAATGCCTTAGCTGGGATCCCAACAATCGTACTCGATGA
- the LOC140880292 gene encoding protein ROOT PRIMORDIUM DEFECTIVE 1 has product MRILHFSPFPRGPFSATIQIRFKKHANTAQTRLETRTLDSKLDSLAFHHHRLDLVLRIHALFLAKKRFPFVSVQILSRCSNHAGIDTLSAGDLLRKYPHVFQVFTHPVHQNACFKFTHKFVEFLRNEDEVVCGMNDVNVIKIKKILSMSVIGRVHLHAIRLMRRELGLPENFKDSIIELHSQIFRMVDLEIVELVDINGSEGKLDFVAEIEKWREIEYKEKWFSEFEIKYSFPIHFPTGFRIAPGFKEKLRNWQRLSYVKPYERMENVRIRSYGGLERYEKRAVGIIHELLCLTVEKMVAVERLVHFRKDLGIVVNLRELLLKHPGIFYVSTQGNAQTVFLREAYSKGCLVEPNPIYDVRRKMLELILLGSRNSRELKTQIEAEEERKDARNNKNSSETRNDVQGQFVSSRDGSFFNHCAS; this is encoded by the exons ATGAGAATCTTACACTTCTCTCCATTTCCCCGCGGTCCCTTCTCAGCCACTATCCAAATTCGCTTCAAGAAGCATGCCAACACAGCCCAGACCCGACTAGAGACTCGAACCCTCGATTCGAAGCTCGATTCCCTGGCCTTCCACCACCACCGCCTGGATCTCGTCCTTAGGATTCACGCTCTCTTCTTAGCCAAGAAACGTTTCCCCTTTGTCTCTGTACAGATCCTCTCTCGATGTTCCAATCACGCCGGAATCGATACCCTTTCAGCTGGTGATCTTTTGCGGAAATATCCCCATGTTTTTCAGGTATTTACTCACCCTGTCCATCAAAATGCTTGCTTTAAATTTACACACAAATTTGTGGAATTTCTCCGGAATGAGGATGAGGTTGTTTGTGGAATGAATGATGTCAACGTGATTAAGATAAAGAAGATATTGAGCATGTCTGTGATTGGGAGAGTTCATTTACATGCGATAAGATTGATGAGAAGAGAGTTGGGGTTGCCTGAAAATTTTAAGGATTCGATAATTGAACTTCATAGTCAAATTTTCAGAATGGTGGATTTGGAGATAGTGGAATTGGTTGATATCAATGGCAGTGAAGGAAAATTAGATTTTGTAGCAGAGATTGAGAAATGGAGAGAGATAGAGTATAAAGAGAAATGGTTTAGTGAGTTCGAGATCAAATATTCTTTTCCAATTCACTTCCCAACTGGATTTAGGATCGCTCCTGGGTTCAAGGAGAAACTGAGAAATTGGCAGCGCCTTTCGTATGTTAAACCTTATGAGAGGATGGAAAATGTCCGGATCCGTTCATATGGGGGATTAGAAAGGTATGAGAAGCGAGCAGTGGGGATTATTCACGAGCTTTTATGCTTGACAGTGGAGAAAATGGTTGCCGTTGAACGATTGGTGCATTTCAGGAAGGATCTAGGAATTGTGGTTAACTTGCGTGAGCTTCTTTTGAAGCATCCTGGGATATTCTATGTGTCTACCCAAGGGAATGCACAAACAGTTTTTTTGAGGGAAGCTTATAGTAAAGGCTGTTTGGTTGAACCAAACCCAATATATGATGTGCGGAGGAAAATGTTGGAGCTTATATTGTTGGGTTCCCGTAATTCCAGAGAACTGAAGACGCAGATAGAGGCTGAGGAAGAGAGAAAAGATGCAAGGAACAATAAGAACAGCAGTGAGACACGAAATG ATGTTCAGGGACAGTTTGTTTCGTCACGGGATGGTTCATTTTTCAACCACTGTGCCTCATGA